A genome region from Haloactinospora alba includes the following:
- the pknB gene encoding Stk1 family PASTA domain-containing Ser/Thr kinase, with the protein MSQPRLLGGRYELDGLIGRGGMAEVYHARDLRLDRSVAVKMLRQDLARDHTFQTRFRREAQSAASLNHPSIIAVYDTGEDTLDEVDIPFIVMEHVEGRTLKELLDDDRRLLPERCAEIIDGVLRALEYSHRNGIVHRDIKPANVMLTQQAEAKVMDFGIARATDDNQATMTQTSQVIGTAQYLSPEQARGERVDARSDIYSTGCVLYELLTGHPPFSGDSPVSIAYQHVREDPVPPGEEDPEIPEWLDEVVLRSMTKDRDQRYQSADEMREDIQRGLQGMQTAASTMAVPAAAGETSTLPPADGGDEGPPRRDRGGRRGFHAVLWVILALAVLGALVFAGWMLNQDPPQGTEVPDVVGMAEDRAEDSLRDEGFSDIESQSENHDDVDEGDVIRTDPEGGEEVQESETITLVVSEGPGEAQVPDVQGMSRDEAVRELQEQGFQIGSSSREPSDSVAEGNVVRTDPEGGSSADPGTRVDLWMSDGPEQVSVPDLSEMTREEAESELSDAGLSADFQEEENGDVEPDRVLGQDPEPGSEVDPGSTVTVRVATQPDENTQSPTDQPPESPTDDGGNGDDSGFDPTDPFPDNGNGNGNGEERNRVFP; encoded by the coding sequence ATGTCTCAGCCCCGGCTTCTCGGTGGCCGCTACGAGCTCGACGGACTCATCGGGCGCGGCGGCATGGCCGAGGTCTACCACGCGCGTGACCTGCGTCTTGACCGCTCGGTCGCCGTCAAGATGCTCCGCCAGGACCTGGCCCGCGACCACACGTTCCAAACGCGGTTCCGGCGCGAGGCGCAGTCGGCCGCGTCGCTGAACCACCCCTCGATCATCGCGGTGTACGACACGGGCGAGGACACCCTCGACGAGGTGGACATCCCGTTCATCGTCATGGAGCACGTGGAGGGCCGCACCCTCAAGGAACTCCTCGACGACGACCGGCGCCTCCTCCCGGAACGCTGCGCGGAGATCATCGACGGTGTCCTGCGGGCCCTGGAGTACAGCCACCGCAACGGCATCGTCCACCGCGACATCAAACCGGCCAACGTCATGCTGACCCAGCAGGCCGAGGCCAAGGTGATGGACTTCGGTATCGCGCGTGCAACGGACGACAACCAGGCGACGATGACCCAGACGTCGCAGGTCATCGGAACCGCCCAGTACCTGTCCCCGGAGCAGGCGCGCGGCGAGCGGGTGGACGCGCGCAGCGACATCTACTCCACCGGGTGCGTGCTGTACGAGCTCCTCACCGGCCATCCCCCGTTCTCCGGGGACTCCCCCGTGTCCATCGCCTACCAGCACGTGCGTGAGGACCCGGTCCCGCCCGGCGAGGAGGACCCGGAGATCCCGGAGTGGCTGGACGAGGTGGTGCTGCGGTCCATGACCAAGGACCGGGACCAGCGCTACCAGAGCGCCGACGAGATGCGGGAGGACATCCAGCGCGGGTTGCAGGGCATGCAGACCGCGGCGAGCACGATGGCGGTTCCCGCCGCCGCGGGGGAGACCAGCACCCTCCCCCCTGCCGACGGCGGGGACGAGGGGCCGCCCCGCCGGGACCGCGGCGGCCGCCGCGGGTTCCACGCCGTGCTGTGGGTCATTCTGGCCCTGGCGGTCCTGGGCGCGCTCGTTTTCGCGGGATGGATGCTCAACCAGGATCCCCCACAGGGAACGGAGGTTCCCGACGTCGTCGGCATGGCGGAGGACCGGGCCGAGGACAGCCTTCGGGACGAGGGTTTCTCCGACATCGAGTCCCAGAGCGAGAACCACGACGACGTCGACGAGGGTGACGTCATCCGGACCGACCCCGAGGGGGGCGAGGAGGTCCAGGAGAGCGAGACCATCACGCTCGTCGTCTCCGAGGGGCCCGGCGAGGCGCAGGTTCCCGACGTCCAGGGGATGTCCCGCGACGAGGCCGTCCGGGAACTGCAGGAGCAGGGCTTCCAGATCGGTTCGTCGTCCAGGGAGCCCTCCGACTCCGTGGCCGAGGGAAACGTGGTCCGCACCGACCCCGAGGGGGGATCGTCGGCGGATCCCGGCACCCGGGTGGACCTGTGGATGTCCGACGGCCCCGAGCAGGTGTCGGTCCCCGACCTCTCCGAGATGACGCGCGAGGAGGCCGAGTCCGAACTCTCCGACGCTGGGCTGAGCGCCGACTTCCAGGAGGAGGAGAACGGCGACGTGGAACCGGACCGGGTGCTGGGCCAGGACCCGGAGCCCGGCTCGGAGGTCGACCCGGGAAGCACCGTCACCGTGCGGGTGGCCACCCAGCCCGACGAGAACACCCAGAGCCCGACCGACCAGCCGCCGGAGAGTCCCACCGACGACGGGGGCAACGGTGACGACTCCGGGTTCGATCCCACCGACCCGTTCCCCGACAACGGAAACGGAAACGGGAACGGGGAGGAACGCAACCGGGTCTTCCCCTGA
- a CDS encoding serine/threonine-protein kinase: MSENGADAPGPTGPGDDLTGTLLSGRYRLDEQIGSGGMGTVWRATDTLLSRSVAVKLLHPDKMAEPTSRERFRTEGRITAGLSHPGIAQVYDYGEQDERAFLIMELVSGEPLSSILGRKDRLPPGATLDIVGQAAQALAAAHARGVIHRDMKPGNLLVTDDGTVKLTDFGIARGDQSVTLTQTGMVMGTAQYISPEQASGGSATFSSDIYALGVVAYECLAGRPPFTADTPLALALAHAREAPPPLPPDIPEHLGNLVERSLAKSPEDRPASAGEVAQLAQQIRGAGGFASAAATSALEAAASGPATDATMVTDAEDGGPATHPHAATATGMGTAAENRDASSGRLAQRSDSHRRTRLPLILAALAVTALVALGAVWAGRTWGGSDGGESPAGGGGSAPSSETSAPESPSGESPAETDQPQYDDGGNDRPDAEPPAEPDNNNDSPPADDESSSPDSTDEASDPPPDQGDSDDTGGPGDGTGEENGDNGGSDNSDGGTGDTDDGGGDGGGSDDTDGGGDGGDGSGSGA, translated from the coding sequence GTGAGCGAGAACGGCGCGGACGCTCCGGGCCCCACCGGTCCCGGCGACGACCTCACCGGCACCCTGCTCAGCGGCCGGTACCGGCTGGACGAGCAGATCGGGTCCGGTGGCATGGGCACGGTGTGGCGGGCGACCGACACCCTGCTCAGCCGGTCGGTCGCGGTGAAACTCCTGCACCCGGACAAGATGGCCGAGCCCACCTCCCGGGAGCGTTTCCGTACCGAGGGCCGCATCACCGCCGGGCTGTCCCACCCCGGGATCGCCCAGGTGTACGACTACGGTGAGCAGGACGAACGCGCCTTTCTCATCATGGAGCTCGTCTCCGGCGAACCGTTGTCCTCCATTCTGGGCCGCAAGGACAGGCTTCCCCCCGGCGCTACCCTGGACATCGTCGGCCAGGCCGCCCAGGCGCTGGCCGCGGCGCACGCGCGCGGCGTCATCCACCGGGACATGAAGCCGGGGAACCTGCTGGTCACCGACGACGGCACGGTGAAGCTCACCGATTTCGGCATCGCCCGGGGCGACCAGTCCGTCACCCTGACCCAGACCGGCATGGTCATGGGCACAGCCCAGTACATCTCCCCGGAACAGGCCTCCGGTGGTTCGGCGACGTTCTCCTCCGACATCTACGCGCTCGGGGTGGTGGCCTACGAGTGCCTGGCCGGCCGCCCCCCGTTCACCGCGGACACCCCCCTGGCGCTGGCGCTCGCCCACGCCCGGGAGGCCCCGCCGCCGCTGCCCCCCGATATTCCCGAACACCTCGGGAACCTCGTGGAACGGTCGTTGGCGAAGTCACCGGAGGACCGTCCGGCTTCCGCCGGTGAGGTGGCCCAGCTGGCCCAGCAGATCCGCGGCGCCGGCGGTTTCGCCTCCGCCGCGGCGACGAGCGCCCTGGAGGCCGCCGCATCCGGCCCGGCAACGGACGCGACCATGGTGACCGACGCCGAGGACGGCGGCCCGGCCACCCACCCCCACGCGGCCACCGCGACCGGCATGGGGACAGCCGCGGAGAACAGGGACGCCTCGTCCGGTAGGCTCGCCCAACGGTCCGATTCCCACCGCCGGACGAGGTTGCCGCTCATCCTGGCGGCGCTCGCGGTGACGGCGCTCGTCGCTCTCGGGGCGGTGTGGGCGGGCCGGACGTGGGGCGGATCAGACGGAGGGGAGAGCCCCGCGGGAGGGGGCGGATCGGCACCCTCCTCCGAGACGTCCGCACCGGAGAGCCCATCCGGGGAATCGCCGGCGGAAACGGACCAGCCGCAGTACGACGACGGTGGGAACGACCGTCCGGACGCGGAACCGCCGGCGGAACCGGACAACAACAACGACTCCCCGCCGGCGGACGACGAGTCGTCCTCCCCGGACTCCACCGACGAAGCGTCGGACCCCCCTCCCGACCAGGGGGACTCGGACGATACCGGGGGCCCTGGTGATGGCACCGGGGAGGAGAACGGCGACAATGGCGGCAGCGACAACAGCGACGGCGGCACCGGTGACACCGACGACGGCGGTGGTGACGGCGGCGGCAGTGACGACACCGACGGCGGCGGCGACGGTGGTGACGGTAGCGGTAGCGGCGCATGA
- a CDS encoding peptidoglycan D,D-transpeptidase FtsI family protein, with the protein MNKPIRRLAIFALALFGVLLVNVTWIQAFAAQGLREHPENTRRAVDRLNQQRGPIIAGGEEIAYSEPLSEESDNYQRKYEDGELYSHVVGTFRPSGETGIEEYENSLLNGSDDRLAVSNFMDTITGKEKKGASVDLTIDPKVQQAALDGLRATGKNGAALALDPETGAVLASVSVPTFDPNSVVGLDDTEAAAENWEELSADEKQPLLNRGLNQRYPPGSTFKVVTAATALENGASPDSTMDAPANIDLGGDLPNAWDGPCNDGDPDTLGHSIEISCNTSMANWAMEMGTDKMTEQAEAFGFNQEEFNTPLPVTPSKYPREEDRNFLGRSGIGQAHVEATPLQMAMVASGVANGGDVMKPYMVDKVQDSDLTTIEEAAPEVYSNAVSSSTADDLTQMMIRVTEGEDASGPKGAIPGMQVAGKTGTAENSGDSHNWFISFAPADDPQIATAVAVEHGGVSGGEVAAPIARDMMEAVIDE; encoded by the coding sequence ATGAACAAGCCCATCCGCCGACTCGCGATCTTCGCCCTCGCGCTCTTCGGCGTGCTGCTGGTCAACGTCACCTGGATCCAGGCGTTCGCCGCGCAGGGGCTCCGGGAGCACCCGGAGAACACGCGGCGCGCCGTCGACCGGCTCAACCAGCAGCGCGGACCGATCATCGCGGGCGGTGAGGAGATCGCGTATTCGGAACCGCTCAGCGAGGAGAGCGACAACTACCAGCGCAAGTACGAGGACGGCGAACTCTACTCGCACGTGGTCGGCACGTTCCGGCCCTCCGGTGAGACCGGGATCGAGGAGTACGAGAACTCGCTGCTGAACGGCTCCGACGACCGGCTGGCGGTCTCCAACTTCATGGACACCATCACCGGCAAGGAGAAGAAGGGCGCCAGCGTCGATCTGACCATCGACCCCAAGGTGCAGCAGGCCGCTCTGGACGGCCTGCGGGCCACCGGCAAGAACGGGGCGGCGCTCGCCCTCGACCCGGAGACCGGCGCGGTGCTCGCCTCCGTCTCCGTGCCGACCTTCGATCCGAACAGCGTCGTCGGCCTGGACGACACGGAGGCCGCCGCCGAGAACTGGGAGGAGCTGTCCGCCGACGAGAAGCAACCGCTGCTCAACCGCGGGCTGAACCAGCGCTACCCCCCGGGCTCCACCTTCAAGGTGGTCACCGCCGCCACGGCCCTGGAGAACGGCGCATCCCCGGACTCCACCATGGACGCGCCCGCCAACATCGACCTGGGCGGCGACCTGCCCAACGCGTGGGATGGTCCCTGCAACGACGGCGACCCCGACACGCTGGGCCACTCCATAGAAATCTCCTGCAACACCTCGATGGCGAACTGGGCCATGGAGATGGGCACGGACAAGATGACCGAGCAGGCGGAGGCGTTCGGGTTCAACCAGGAGGAGTTCAACACCCCGCTGCCGGTGACGCCGAGCAAGTACCCGCGGGAGGAGGACCGCAACTTCCTGGGCCGCTCCGGCATCGGCCAGGCCCACGTGGAGGCGACCCCGCTGCAGATGGCCATGGTCGCCAGCGGCGTCGCCAACGGTGGGGACGTGATGAAGCCCTACATGGTGGACAAGGTCCAGGACTCCGACCTGACCACGATCGAGGAGGCCGCCCCGGAGGTCTACAGCAACGCCGTGAGCTCCTCGACCGCCGACGACCTCACCCAGATGATGATCCGCGTCACCGAGGGCGAGGACGCCTCCGGCCCCAAGGGCGCCATTCCCGGCATGCAGGTGGCCGGCAAGACCGGGACCGCGGAGAACAGCGGGGACTCACACAACTGGTTCATCTCGTTCGCCCCGGCCGACGACCCCCAGATCGCCACCGCGGTCGCGGTGGAGCACGGAGGTGTCAGCGGCGGTGAGGTCGCCGCTCCGATCGCGCGGGACATGATGGAGGCAGTGATCGACGAGTGA
- a CDS encoding FtsW/RodA/SpoVE family cell cycle protein, whose protein sequence is MSEASTALPPVKRRNAELMMTLFAVAVTVAAMIATSLIRNGEMPPSLLFYTLVFGGSAVLVHFFIRFFAPWSDPLMLPLATLLNGLGIVMLWRLFEAADRTDEGSAMPQLLLTAVSMGAFAAIVYFLKEPRTLQRYPYIMAVGAVVLFLLPLVPGLGQTVNGARQWINIGITTLQPSEFAKIALVVFLSGYMVIKRDVLSLASKQVKVGPVKVIDLPRMRDTAPMAVMWGFSILVMVLLMNDLGTSLMLFGTFLAMIYVATQRSSWVIIGVTAFLGACFLLYPLVHHFSVRVDSWLHPFSEEMLNGEVGANSQQLVRGLFAMAEGGITGAGLGGGQPARVFEVQNDFIFAGFAEELGLTGVMVMLLCLALLVERGMRVALAAKELFIKMFASGISFLMAFQTFVVIGGVTRVIPMTGATIPFVAKGGSALLSSWIMLALLMRMSNNARKPAPQSIQDEGATQVISR, encoded by the coding sequence ATGAGCGAGGCATCCACCGCGCTCCCACCGGTCAAACGGCGCAACGCCGAACTGATGATGACGTTGTTCGCCGTCGCGGTCACGGTGGCCGCGATGATCGCGACGAGCCTGATCCGCAACGGCGAGATGCCGCCCAGCCTCCTCTTCTACACGCTGGTGTTCGGCGGCTCCGCGGTGCTGGTGCACTTCTTCATCCGGTTCTTCGCCCCCTGGTCCGACCCGCTGATGCTGCCGCTGGCCACACTGCTCAACGGTCTGGGCATCGTCATGCTGTGGCGGCTCTTCGAGGCGGCGGACCGCACCGACGAGGGCAGCGCCATGCCCCAGCTGCTCCTGACCGCCGTCAGCATGGGCGCGTTCGCGGCCATCGTCTACTTCCTCAAGGAACCGCGCACCCTGCAGCGCTACCCCTACATCATGGCGGTGGGCGCCGTCGTGCTGTTCCTCCTCCCCCTGGTTCCGGGGCTCGGACAGACCGTCAACGGCGCGCGGCAGTGGATCAACATCGGCATCACCACCCTGCAGCCGTCCGAGTTCGCCAAGATCGCCCTGGTGGTCTTCCTGTCCGGCTACATGGTGATCAAACGCGACGTGCTGTCGCTGGCCAGCAAACAGGTCAAGGTCGGGCCGGTGAAGGTCATCGACCTGCCGCGGATGCGCGACACCGCCCCCATGGCGGTGATGTGGGGCTTCTCCATCCTGGTGATGGTGCTGCTGATGAACGACCTGGGAACGTCGCTGATGCTGTTCGGGACGTTCCTCGCGATGATCTACGTCGCCACCCAGCGCTCCTCCTGGGTCATCATCGGCGTCACCGCCTTCCTCGGCGCCTGCTTCCTGCTCTACCCGCTGGTGCACCACTTCTCGGTGCGGGTGGACAGCTGGCTGCACCCGTTCTCCGAGGAGATGCTCAACGGCGAGGTCGGCGCGAACAGCCAGCAGCTGGTCCGCGGCCTGTTCGCCATGGCCGAGGGCGGTATCACCGGTGCCGGCCTCGGCGGCGGGCAACCGGCCCGCGTCTTCGAGGTGCAGAACGACTTCATCTTCGCGGGCTTCGCCGAGGAGCTCGGACTCACCGGCGTCATGGTGATGCTGCTGTGCCTGGCGCTGCTGGTGGAGCGCGGTATGCGGGTGGCGCTGGCCGCCAAGGAGCTCTTCATCAAGATGTTCGCCTCCGGCATCTCGTTCCTGATGGCGTTCCAGACGTTCGTGGTCATCGGCGGCGTCACCCGGGTCATCCCGATGACGGGTGCGACCATCCCGTTCGTCGCCAAGGGCGGGTCGGCCCTCCTGTCGAGCTGGATCATGCTCGCGCTGCTGATGCGGATGAGCAACAACGCGCGTAAACCCGCCCCGCAATCCATCCAAGACGAAGGCGCTACCCAGGTGATCTCACGATGA
- a CDS encoding Stp1/IreP family PP2C-type Ser/Thr phosphatase: MTIALRYAAHSDVGCLREGNEDSAYAGPHLLAVADGMGGHAGGEIASAIAISALRPLDEDVPHAEDVSTSLQQAVEQANSTLAQRVRDEPWLENMGTTLTALLWTGSRMVMIHIGDSRAYLLREGEFSQITHDHTLVQTLVDEGKITEEEVATHPQRSLLLRALDGRSEVDPDISVSEAKVGDRFLLCSDGLSGVVSESTIHETLATETNVEATARRLIDLANRGGGPDNITAVVADIVDTTNEPPPENEAAVAGAADQRDEPAMTPDTPAGRAQGLNRGSGDTAEMQRMPSDDPPESSEDSKDSTQPRTRRWWPMVVTFLAAAVVLVGAGYYFGTRYLDSQYFIGPSEDGENVAIHQGIDSDVAGYSLSEQVEDTGVALDMLPENERKSVDETIPADSEENASERVEELRAKAEECERDPESCGRGEQDADRNEPSADGEEQSPADEHEPRSLPADSAGGRP; encoded by the coding sequence ATGACAATCGCTCTGAGATACGCGGCGCACTCCGACGTGGGATGCCTCCGCGAAGGCAACGAGGACTCTGCCTACGCCGGACCGCACCTCCTCGCGGTCGCCGACGGGATGGGCGGACACGCGGGCGGCGAGATCGCCAGCGCCATCGCGATCTCCGCCCTGCGGCCGCTCGACGAGGACGTGCCGCACGCCGAGGACGTCTCCACCTCCCTCCAACAGGCCGTCGAACAGGCCAACAGCACACTGGCCCAGCGAGTCAGGGACGAGCCCTGGCTGGAGAACATGGGCACCACGCTGACCGCCCTCCTGTGGACCGGGTCGCGGATGGTCATGATCCACATCGGCGACTCCCGGGCCTACCTCCTGCGGGAGGGTGAGTTCAGCCAGATCACCCACGACCACACCCTGGTGCAGACCCTCGTGGACGAGGGCAAGATCACCGAGGAGGAGGTCGCGACCCACCCGCAGCGCTCCCTGCTGCTGCGCGCGCTGGACGGACGCAGCGAGGTCGACCCCGACATCTCCGTCAGCGAGGCCAAGGTCGGGGACCGTTTCCTCCTGTGCTCCGACGGGCTCTCCGGCGTCGTGAGCGAGAGCACCATACACGAGACGCTGGCGACCGAGACCAACGTGGAGGCCACCGCACGGCGCCTCATCGACCTGGCCAACCGCGGCGGCGGTCCGGACAACATCACCGCCGTCGTCGCCGACATCGTCGACACCACCAACGAGCCTCCCCCCGAGAACGAGGCCGCCGTCGCGGGCGCCGCCGACCAGCGTGACGAACCCGCCATGACGCCCGACACTCCGGCCGGCCGCGCGCAGGGCCTCAACCGCGGCAGCGGCGACACCGCCGAGATGCAGCGTATGCCCAGCGACGACCCGCCGGAGAGTTCCGAGGACTCCAAGGACAGCACCCAGCCGCGCACCCGCCGGTGGTGGCCGATGGTGGTGACGTTCCTGGCCGCGGCCGTGGTCCTCGTCGGCGCGGGCTACTACTTCGGTACGCGCTACCTCGACAGCCAGTACTTCATCGGCCCCTCCGAGGACGGCGAGAACGTCGCCATCCACCAGGGGATCGACTCCGACGTCGCGGGTTACAGCCTGTCGGAGCAGGTCGAGGACACCGGCGTCGCCCTGGACATGCTCCCGGAGAACGAGCGCAAGTCGGTCGACGAGACCATTCCCGCCGACAGCGAGGAGAACGCGTCCGAACGGGTCGAGGAACTGCGCGCGAAAGCCGAGGAGTGCGAACGGGACCCCGAGTCCTGCGGCCGGGGCGAGCAGGACGCTGACCGCAACGAGCCGTCCGCGGACGGCGAGGAGCAGTCCCCCGCCGACGAGCACGAACCCCGCTCGCTTCCCGCCGACAGCGCAGGAGGACGGCCATGA
- a CDS encoding FHA domain-containing protein FhaB/FipA yields the protein MSDLTIMLIKIAFLAVLWLFVLMTVGVIRTDLFGPSPDKKKNKSSKPKPAPREQSAPRASRSKRNEPSSLAVTKGPLAGTTLNLTSQPITIGRAKDSTLVINDDYASGRHARIYSDNGRWVVEDLGSTNGTYLGQQRLTGPQAVSVGQPIRIGKTVLELRK from the coding sequence ATGTCCGACTTGACCATCATGCTGATCAAGATCGCGTTTCTCGCGGTGCTGTGGTTGTTCGTGCTCATGACGGTCGGAGTTATCCGCACCGACCTCTTCGGGCCCTCCCCGGACAAGAAGAAGAACAAGAGCTCCAAACCCAAACCCGCCCCGCGCGAACAGTCCGCTCCGCGAGCCTCCCGGAGCAAACGGAACGAACCCAGCTCCCTCGCTGTCACCAAGGGCCCCCTCGCCGGCACCACCCTCAACCTCACCTCCCAGCCGATCACCATCGGCCGGGCCAAGGATTCGACGCTGGTCATCAACGACGACTACGCGTCCGGTCGGCACGCGCGCATCTACTCGGATAACGGTCGCTGGGTCGTGGAGGACCTCGGCTCGACGAACGGTACGTATCTCGGCCAGCAGCGCCTGACCGGCCCCCAGGCCGTTTCGGTGGGACAGCCCATCCGCATCGGCAAAACCGTCCTGGAATTGCGCAAATGA
- a CDS encoding FhaA domain-containing protein, which yields MGVLQRFERRLEGIIEGTFARAFKSELQPVEVASAVQREMDERAAIVAQGRTLVPNDFVVELSGEDRERLEVYADSLGQELSKLARDYATEQGYSFVGPVRVHFQAEEGLQTGRFRIRSGVIRGSTVESGEIRQPVSDQPRGEQSVPGQPRLLISPGGATTEGATASHGQQQAFELNTQVTLLGRGTDCDLRLVDNGVSRHHAEIRVEDNDASLVDLGSTNGTFVNGEQVQRVRLVDGTRISLGRTTMTFRRD from the coding sequence GTGGGAGTGCTCCAACGCTTCGAGCGACGGCTTGAAGGCATCATCGAAGGCACCTTCGCGCGGGCCTTCAAATCGGAGCTTCAGCCCGTCGAGGTCGCGAGCGCTGTCCAGCGGGAGATGGACGAACGCGCGGCGATCGTCGCACAGGGGCGGACACTGGTCCCCAACGACTTCGTTGTGGAGCTCTCCGGGGAGGACCGGGAACGACTGGAGGTCTACGCGGACAGCCTCGGGCAGGAGCTGTCCAAGCTCGCCCGGGACTACGCGACGGAGCAGGGGTACTCGTTCGTGGGCCCGGTCCGCGTCCACTTCCAGGCCGAGGAGGGTCTGCAGACCGGGCGGTTCCGTATCCGTTCGGGGGTCATCCGCGGCTCCACGGTGGAGAGCGGCGAGATCAGGCAACCCGTGAGCGACCAGCCGCGCGGTGAGCAGAGCGTCCCGGGCCAGCCGCGACTGCTGATCTCGCCCGGGGGAGCGACGACGGAGGGCGCCACCGCGAGCCACGGCCAGCAGCAGGCGTTCGAGCTCAACACCCAGGTGACGCTGCTGGGACGCGGCACCGACTGCGACCTGCGGCTCGTGGACAACGGGGTCTCCCGCCACCACGCCGAGATCCGGGTGGAGGACAACGATGCCTCCCTGGTCGACCTCGGCTCCACCAACGGCACCTTCGTCAACGGCGAGCAGGTCCAGCGGGTGCGCCTGGTGGACGGGACCAGGATCAGCCTCGGACGGACCACGATGACGTTCCGACGTGACTGA
- a CDS encoding TenA family protein, giving the protein MKLSEHLHEAGWPLVREQLAHPTVAGIASGRLDEGVFRSWLEQDYLYLRDYVRVFSRLAWQAPEHHVGELVDLAHSTLHEELELHRSLAAEFGADLEGAVKGPACAAYTSWLLDAAADYGEGLAAMYPCMWGYSTLGSELAEYSPPDPRYRKWIATYADAGFAELTRRCARMLDEAGPPEERARELFLQGMRHELAFWTVPG; this is encoded by the coding sequence GTGAAACTGAGTGAACACCTGCACGAGGCCGGCTGGCCGCTGGTACGCGAACAGCTCGCCCACCCCACCGTGGCCGGAATCGCCTCGGGGCGACTGGACGAGGGCGTGTTCCGTTCCTGGCTGGAACAGGACTACCTCTACCTGCGCGACTACGTCCGCGTCTTCTCCCGGTTGGCGTGGCAGGCGCCGGAGCACCACGTGGGAGAGCTCGTCGACCTCGCCCATTCCACCCTGCACGAGGAACTGGAACTGCACCGCTCCCTGGCCGCGGAGTTCGGCGCCGACCTCGAGGGGGCGGTGAAGGGCCCCGCCTGCGCCGCCTACACCTCGTGGCTCCTGGACGCGGCGGCCGACTACGGCGAGGGGCTGGCGGCCATGTACCCCTGTATGTGGGGCTACTCCACGCTGGGATCCGAACTCGCCGAGTACTCCCCTCCCGACCCGCGGTACCGGAAGTGGATCGCGACCTACGCGGACGCGGGGTTCGCGGAACTGACCCGCCGGTGCGCGCGGATGCTCGACGAGGCCGGCCCGCCGGAGGAACGGGCGCGGGAGCTGTTCCTGCAGGGCATGCGGCACGAACTGGCGTTCTGGACCGTGCCCGGCTAG
- a CDS encoding MFS transporter, with protein MPLALLALAIGAFSIGTTEFVAMGILPDVARTFGVSIPAAGHMISGYAIGVVIGVPLLTAVGTRLDRKRMLLALTAVFTVGNLASALAPSFEFLLASRVLTALPHGAFFGTGAIVAASLVPVTKRARAISLMLVGLSVANVVGVPAATFAAQALGWRSTFLLIAGFGALTLFALARLVPDQQTRAESSMRSELGALARGQVWLALAIGAVGCGGMFATYSYISPIMTDVTGFSAAAVPVMLAVYGAGMTAGMLVGGRAADRALLPSIYLGLGTIALTLLAVFALVQFKLAAVVLMFLLGFASNALVPALQMRLMNAAADAPSLAAGLNHAALNVANAAGAWLGGAVIAAGYGLTAPSLTGAGLAVVGLGLAGASGVLERRGRPVQAAVETPQPGSEVPAEHEEPAPVAAA; from the coding sequence TTGCCCCTTGCTTTGCTCGCCCTGGCGATCGGCGCTTTCAGCATCGGCACCACCGAGTTCGTCGCGATGGGAATCCTGCCCGACGTAGCCCGGACGTTCGGTGTGTCCATCCCGGCCGCCGGGCACATGATCTCTGGTTACGCCATCGGGGTCGTGATCGGTGTACCGCTGCTCACCGCGGTGGGAACCCGGCTCGACCGCAAACGGATGCTTCTCGCGCTGACAGCGGTGTTCACCGTGGGCAACCTCGCCTCGGCCCTCGCACCGTCCTTCGAGTTCCTACTGGCCTCCCGCGTCCTCACCGCCCTGCCGCACGGCGCGTTCTTCGGGACCGGAGCCATCGTGGCCGCCTCGCTCGTTCCCGTCACCAAACGGGCCCGGGCCATCTCGCTGATGCTGGTCGGACTCAGCGTCGCCAACGTCGTCGGCGTCCCGGCCGCCACGTTCGCCGCCCAAGCACTGGGATGGCGCAGCACCTTCCTGCTCATCGCCGGATTCGGCGCGTTGACGCTGTTCGCCCTCGCGCGGCTGGTCCCGGACCAGCAGACACGGGCGGAATCCTCGATGCGTTCGGAACTGGGCGCGCTCGCCCGGGGCCAGGTGTGGCTCGCCCTGGCGATCGGCGCCGTCGGCTGCGGAGGGATGTTCGCCACCTACAGCTACATCTCCCCGATCATGACCGACGTCACCGGATTCAGCGCGGCCGCGGTACCGGTGATGCTGGCCGTCTACGGAGCCGGCATGACCGCGGGAATGCTGGTCGGCGGGCGCGCCGCCGACCGGGCGCTCCTTCCCAGCATCTACCTCGGTCTGGGAACCATCGCGCTGACCCTGCTCGCGGTGTTCGCGCTGGTGCAGTTCAAGCTCGCCGCCGTGGTGCTGATGTTCCTGCTGGGTTTCGCGAGCAACGCGCTGGTCCCGGCGTTGCAGATGCGGCTGATGAACGCCGCGGCCGACGCTCCCTCGCTGGCGGCCGGCCTGAACCACGCGGCGTTGAACGTCGCCAACGCGGCGGGTGCCTGGCTCGGCGGCGCGGTCATCGCGGCCGGCTACGGGCTGACCGCACCGAGTCTCACGGGCGCGGGCCTCGCCGTCGTGGGGCTGGGGCTGGCGGGCGCCTCGGGCGTGCTCGAACGCCGCGGCCGCCCGGTCCAGGCGGCGGTGGAAACTCCACAGCCCGGATCCGAGGTACCAGCCGAACACGAGGAGCCGGCCCCCGTGGCGGCCGCCTGA